In Arachis stenosperma cultivar V10309 chromosome 1, arast.V10309.gnm1.PFL2, whole genome shotgun sequence, one DNA window encodes the following:
- the LOC130965992 gene encoding folate transporter 1, chloroplastic isoform X3 — protein sequence MLLPVAQLGLPLSLSCIPSMLSALGSKGLRGLYAGFLPGVIGSTISWGLYFFFYDKAKQRYARNREDTLSPGLHLASAAEAGGLVCLCTNPVWLVKTRLQLQTPLHQTRPYYGIFDAFRTIMREEGFRALYRGIVPGLFLQVSHGAVQFTAYEELRKVIVDIKHRGSKRHLQNPDDLLNSADYAVLGATSKIAAILLTYPFQVMRSRLQQRPSADGVPRYVDSWHVVKETARYEGVRGFYRGITPSLLKNVPASSVTFIVYENVLKLLKLARRND from the exons ATGCTGCTGCCGGTGGCACAGCTGGGTTTGCCACTGTCGCTGTCATGCATCCCCTCGATGTTGTCCGCACTAGGTTCCAAg GGATTAAGAGGATTATATGCAGGTTTTCTTCCTGGGGTTATTGGGTCGACTATTTCATGGGGCCTATATTTCTTTTT TTATGATAAAGCGAAACAAAGATATGCTAGGAATAGGGAGGATACACTGAGCCCAGGTCTTCATCTTGCCTCAGCTGCTGAAGCAGGAGGTTTG GTGTGCTTGTGCACAAATCCTGTTTGGCTGGTAAAAACAAGATTGCAGCTTCAGACtcctcttcatcaaacacgACCATACTATGGGATTTTTG ATGCATTTAGGACCATAATGAGGGAAGAAGGTTTTAGAGCACTCTACAGAGGAATTGTTCCTGGTCTATTTCTG CAGGTCTCTCATGGGGCTGTTCAGTTCACAGCATATGAGGAGCTTCGTAAAGTTATTGTAGACATAAAGCACAGGGGAAGTAAAAGGCATCTTCAAAACCCGGATGATCTGTTG AATTCTGCTGATTATGCTGTTCTTGGAGCAACATCAAAAATTGCTGCAATACTTCTAACCTATCCATTTCAG GTTATGAGATCTCGATTGCAG cAACGGCCTAGTGCGGATGGGGTTCCAAGATATGTGGATAGTTGGCATGTTGTGAAGGAAACTGCAAG ATATGAAGGTGTCCGAGGATTTTACAGGGGAATAACCCCAAGCCTTTTGAAAAATGTTCCTGCTTCTTCAGTAACATTTATTGTTTATGAAAATGTTCTTAAATTGCTTAAACTAGCAAGGAGGAATGACtaa
- the LOC130939183 gene encoding ATP sulfurylase 2-like, with translation MPSISRSKTMVGMFHRYLNYLKSPSFSILTLQAPPQTEATLQLPVFSSFQHSPLIKLIYQQNRIKCNNSNKNMIKSSLIEPDGGTLVDLIVPESQRDSKMAEVESMAKVNLTRIDMEWVHVISEGWASPLRGFMRENEYLQSLHFNCLRMEDGSVVNMSLPIVLAIDDEIKERIGSSLHVALVGPLGDFVAILRSIEIYKHNKEERIARTWGTTAPGLPYVDEVITPSGDWLIGGDLEVLKPIKYSDGLDNYRLSPKQLRKEFESRKADAVFAFQLRNPVHNGHALLMNDTRKRLLEMGYKNPILLLHPLGGFTKADDVPLDVRMEQHSKVLEDGVLDPETTIVAIFPSPMHYAGPTEVQWHAKARINAGANFYIVGRDPAGMAHPTEKRDLYDPDHGKKVLTMAPGLHKLNILPFKVAAYDNRENKMAFFDPGRAKDFLFISGTKMRAYAKNGENPPNGFMCPSGWKVLVEYYQSSQAEEASQ, from the exons ATGCCTTCGATTTCAAGAAGCAAAACGATGGTGGGTATGTTTCATAGGTACCTAAACTATCTGAAAAGTCCTTCCTTTTCGATATTAACCCTTCAAGCTCCACCTCAAACTGAAGCCACACTTCAATTGCcagttttttcttcttttcagcACTCCCCTT tgataaaattaatatatcagCAAAatag AATAAAGtgtaataatagtaataagaATATGATAAAGAGCTCATTGATAGAGCCTGATGGAGGTACATTGGTGGATCTGATAGTGCCGGAGAGCCAAAGAGATTCGAAGATGGCAGAGGTAGAGTCGATGGCGAAGGTAAATCTCACGAGAATTGATATGGAATGGGTGCATGTGATAAGTGAAGGGTGGGCTAGCCCATTGAGAGGGTTCATGAGAGAGAATGAGTACCTTCAGAGTTTGCATTTTAATTGTTTGAGGATGGAAGATGGCTCTGTTGTGAATATGTCCCTTCCGATTGTGTTGGCAATTGACGACGAAATAAAAGAGAGAATCGGCTCATCTTTGCATGTTGCTTTGGTTGGGCCTCTTGGAGATTTTGTTGCTATTCTTCGAAG TATTGAAATATACAAGCAtaacaaagaagaaagaattgcCAGAACATGGGGAACAACTGCTCCAGGATTGCCTTATGTTGATGAAGTGATTACTCCATCAGGGGATTGGTTAATTGGAGGAGATTTGGAAGTTCTAAAACCAATCAAATATAGTGATGGACTTGATAACTATAGACTCTCCCCTAAACAACTTCGGAAAGAATTTGAATCGCGTAAAGCTGATGCAGTTTTTGCATTCCAGTTAAGAAACCCAGTGCATAATGGTCATGCTTTGTTGATGAATGATACTCGGAAGCGCCTGTTGGAAATGGGATACAAGAATCCAATTTTGTTGCTTCATCCTCTTGGAGGTTTCACAAAGGCTGATGATGTACCCTTGGATGTTAGGATGGAACAACATAGCAAG GTTCTAGAAGATGGTGTTCTTGATCCAGAGACTACCATAGTGGCCATATTTCCATCACCAATGCATTATGCAGGACCAACGGAAGTGCAGTGGCATGCCAAGGCACGAATAAATGCCGGTGCCAACTTCTATATTGTTGGTCGGGATCCTGCCGGCATGGCTCATCCAACTGAGAAAAGGGATCTCTATGATCCTGATCATGGCAAAAAGGTTCTCACCATGGCTCCTGGCCTTCACAAGCTTAACATTTTGCCTTTCAAG GTGGCAGCTTATGATAATAGGGAAAATAAGATGGCATTTTTTGATCCCGGCCGTGCTAAAGATTTCCTTTTTATATCTGGAACCAAG ATGAGGGCTTATGCAAAAAATGGTGAAAATCCACCAAATGGTTTTATGTGCCCATCTGGATGGAAGGTTCTTGTCGAGTATTATCAAAGTTCACAAGCCGAAGAGGCATCACAATAG
- the LOC130965992 gene encoding folate transporter 1, chloroplastic isoform X2: MSATAPEARQWHWENAAAGGTAGFATVAVMHPLDVVRTRFQVNDGRVSHVPNYKNTVHAIFTIARSEGLRGLYAGFLPGVIGSTISWGLYFFFYDKAKQRYARNREDTLSPGLHLASAAEAGGLVCLCTNPVWLVKTRLQLQTPLHQTRPYYGIFDAFRTIMREEGFRALYRGIVPGLFLVSHGAVQFTAYEELRKVIVDIKHRGSKRHLQNPDDLLNSADYAVLGATSKIAAILLTYPFQVMRSRLQQRPSADGVPRYVDSWHVVKETARYEGVRGFYRGITPSLLKNVPASSVTFIVYENVLKLLKLARRND, translated from the exons ATGTCAGCCACAGCACCCGAGGCCCGTCAATGGCACTGGGAGAATGCTGCTGCCGGTGGCACAGCTGGGTTTGCCACTGTCGCTGTCATGCATCCCCTCGATGTTGTCCGCACTAGGTTCCAAg TTAATGATGGCAGAGTCTCTCATGTTCCCAATTATAAGAATACTGTTCATGCAATTTTCACCATTGCTCGATCTGAG GGATTAAGAGGATTATATGCAGGTTTTCTTCCTGGGGTTATTGGGTCGACTATTTCATGGGGCCTATATTTCTTTTT TTATGATAAAGCGAAACAAAGATATGCTAGGAATAGGGAGGATACACTGAGCCCAGGTCTTCATCTTGCCTCAGCTGCTGAAGCAGGAGGTTTG GTGTGCTTGTGCACAAATCCTGTTTGGCTGGTAAAAACAAGATTGCAGCTTCAGACtcctcttcatcaaacacgACCATACTATGGGATTTTTG ATGCATTTAGGACCATAATGAGGGAAGAAGGTTTTAGAGCACTCTACAGAGGAATTGTTCCTGGTCTATTTCTG GTCTCTCATGGGGCTGTTCAGTTCACAGCATATGAGGAGCTTCGTAAAGTTATTGTAGACATAAAGCACAGGGGAAGTAAAAGGCATCTTCAAAACCCGGATGATCTGTTG AATTCTGCTGATTATGCTGTTCTTGGAGCAACATCAAAAATTGCTGCAATACTTCTAACCTATCCATTTCAG GTTATGAGATCTCGATTGCAG cAACGGCCTAGTGCGGATGGGGTTCCAAGATATGTGGATAGTTGGCATGTTGTGAAGGAAACTGCAAG ATATGAAGGTGTCCGAGGATTTTACAGGGGAATAACCCCAAGCCTTTTGAAAAATGTTCCTGCTTCTTCAGTAACATTTATTGTTTATGAAAATGTTCTTAAATTGCTTAAACTAGCAAGGAGGAATGACtaa
- the LOC130940139 gene encoding biogenesis of lysosome-related organelles complex 1 subunit 2, producing the protein MDGANNGEPQNQKRDELTESLNDLFSSISTMIKSELQGTNNQLELLEKMNVRVAEEYKGYGDLASGLRVFVEQLKCKSGSFNEYVEQIDAIEKQVTEFEVVVSMLDKYVCLLESRVQSVYQTRLHPPSNN; encoded by the exons ATGGATGGCGCAAACAATGGTGAACCACAAAATCAGAAGCGTGATGAACTTACAGAGTCACTCAATGATCTCTTTAGCAGCATTAGCACAATGATCAAATCGGAGCTTCAG GGGACTAATAATCAACTTGAGTTATTAGAGAAGATGAATGTGAGGGTTGCGGAAGAGTACAAAGGTTATGGCGACTTAGCTTCAGGGTTGAGGGTTTTTGTGGAGCAGTTGAAATGCAAGAGTGGTAGCTTCAACGAATATGTTGAGCAGATTGATGCCATAGAGAAGCAAGTAACTGAATTTGAAGTTGTGGTCTCTATGCTTGACAAATATGTGTGTTTGTTGGAATCAAGAGTGCAGTCTGTGTACCAAACTAGGCTTCATCCTCCTTCTAATAATTAG
- the LOC130965992 gene encoding folate transporter 1, chloroplastic isoform X1 encodes MSATAPEARQWHWENAAAGGTAGFATVAVMHPLDVVRTRFQVNDGRVSHVPNYKNTVHAIFTIARSEGLRGLYAGFLPGVIGSTISWGLYFFFYDKAKQRYARNREDTLSPGLHLASAAEAGGLVCLCTNPVWLVKTRLQLQTPLHQTRPYYGIFDAFRTIMREEGFRALYRGIVPGLFLQVSHGAVQFTAYEELRKVIVDIKHRGSKRHLQNPDDLLNSADYAVLGATSKIAAILLTYPFQVMRSRLQQRPSADGVPRYVDSWHVVKETARYEGVRGFYRGITPSLLKNVPASSVTFIVYENVLKLLKLARRND; translated from the exons ATGTCAGCCACAGCACCCGAGGCCCGTCAATGGCACTGGGAGAATGCTGCTGCCGGTGGCACAGCTGGGTTTGCCACTGTCGCTGTCATGCATCCCCTCGATGTTGTCCGCACTAGGTTCCAAg TTAATGATGGCAGAGTCTCTCATGTTCCCAATTATAAGAATACTGTTCATGCAATTTTCACCATTGCTCGATCTGAG GGATTAAGAGGATTATATGCAGGTTTTCTTCCTGGGGTTATTGGGTCGACTATTTCATGGGGCCTATATTTCTTTTT TTATGATAAAGCGAAACAAAGATATGCTAGGAATAGGGAGGATACACTGAGCCCAGGTCTTCATCTTGCCTCAGCTGCTGAAGCAGGAGGTTTG GTGTGCTTGTGCACAAATCCTGTTTGGCTGGTAAAAACAAGATTGCAGCTTCAGACtcctcttcatcaaacacgACCATACTATGGGATTTTTG ATGCATTTAGGACCATAATGAGGGAAGAAGGTTTTAGAGCACTCTACAGAGGAATTGTTCCTGGTCTATTTCTG CAGGTCTCTCATGGGGCTGTTCAGTTCACAGCATATGAGGAGCTTCGTAAAGTTATTGTAGACATAAAGCACAGGGGAAGTAAAAGGCATCTTCAAAACCCGGATGATCTGTTG AATTCTGCTGATTATGCTGTTCTTGGAGCAACATCAAAAATTGCTGCAATACTTCTAACCTATCCATTTCAG GTTATGAGATCTCGATTGCAG cAACGGCCTAGTGCGGATGGGGTTCCAAGATATGTGGATAGTTGGCATGTTGTGAAGGAAACTGCAAG ATATGAAGGTGTCCGAGGATTTTACAGGGGAATAACCCCAAGCCTTTTGAAAAATGTTCCTGCTTCTTCAGTAACATTTATTGTTTATGAAAATGTTCTTAAATTGCTTAAACTAGCAAGGAGGAATGACtaa